The following are from one region of the Oreochromis aureus strain Israel breed Guangdong linkage group 1, ZZ_aureus, whole genome shotgun sequence genome:
- the LOC116311664 gene encoding KH homology domain-containing protein 4-like, with protein MSSGMTGQTPCLTSRWDKPAQPKQSVDIQQQKSSENAAHPISLSGVVAGPNSTVSQAPETGGKSPQGGVEMAAAMAAKINAMLMAKGKLLTPPPLLAKTPPSVPVPAVTEEMVVTEVDINDVPLNCRDLLTKGKTQEEIRQFSGAIVSTKGHYMTEAEKEIAGGQRPLYLHVQGKTQEQVNKAVIRIKEIISEDVMRTSAASGGQQVPVIPPLTLYPQPPRPVVPPTVPRMPNTTSVPAQGHRPAAPHLGSFVHTKIFVGLDQALPSFNVKEKVEGPAGSYLSHIQTETGARVFLRGKGSGYIEQASKRESFEPLYVYISHPNAAGLESAKKLTESLLETVRAEHARMVSIYTATGSTQSYAVHGFPPNSNYSSQGSWYNYPANGYAGGYSAYPGATGYWSKANGPPSHSNLSTNPPSSQAMVQYPVCPRKPHPYLVQDPSSSETVEPEGSLNTPPDSGSPKHQFQEGAKDEKPYTISPEGPAHEESTLPAPSVGEEKEVERFLMPPPPPPCVAPAAVARKRPRDAVTDDPASLPSSTASLGVQDEVSEKKPKVFSDTSGLVPYGGDSSDEEEERSRSSKTDNS; from the exons ATGTCTTCAGGAATGACGGGGCAAACACC GTGCCTAACCAGCCGTTGGGATAAGCCAGCCCAGCCTAAACAGAGTGTAGacatacagcagcagaagagcagtGAAAATGCAGCCCACCCTATCTCATTGTCAGGAGTCGTTGCTGGACCGAACAGCACAGTTTCCCAGGCGCCAGAAACGGGAGGAAAATCTCCTCAGGGAGGAGTTGAAATGGCTGCAGCAATGGCTGCTAAAATAAATGCTATGTTGATGGCAAAAGGAAAGCTGTTGACTCCTCCACCGTTACTTGCAAAG ACTCCTCCAAGTGTACCTGTGCCAGCTGTTACAGAAGAGATGGTGGTCACTGAAGTCGACATAAATGATGTACCACTCAACTGCAGGGACCTTCTTACTAAAGGCAAAACACAGGAGGAG ATCCGACAGTTTAGTGGAGCCATCGTTTCAACAAAAGGCCATTACATGACAGAAGCTGAAAAGGAAATAGCAGGAGG ACAAAGACCTTTGTATTTGCACGTTCAGGGAAAGACCCAAGAACAAGTCAACA AGGCTGTAATCAGGATAAAGGAGATCATCTCTGAGGATGTGATGAGGACGTCAGCAGCCTCGGGGGGACAGCAGGTGCCTGTAATTCCCCCGCTCACTCTCTACCCTCAGCCGCCTCGACCTGTCGTTCCTCCTACTGTGCCACGGATGCCCAATACCACTTCAGTGCCAGCCCAGGGTCATCGACCAGCAGCTCCTCATTTAGGG AGTTTTGTGCACACAAAGATTTTTGTGGGTCTGGACCAAGCGTTGCCTTCATTCAACGTGAAAGAAAAGGTTGAGGGTCCAGCAGGTTCGTACCTGAGTCACATCCAGACAGAGACGGGAGCTCGAGTCTTCCTCAGAGGAAAAGGTTCTGGCTACATAGAACAAGCATCGAAACGAGAGTCCTTTGAACCTCTTTATGTCTACATCAG CCACCCAAATGCAGCTGGATTGGAATCGGCAAAGAAACTCACAGAGAGTCTCCTGGAAACT GTGAGAGCTGAGCATGCACGTATGGTGTCGATATACACAGCCACAGGCTCGACACAGT CATACGCAGTACATGGATTTCCACCTAATAGCAATTACTCTAGCCAGGGGTCCTGGTATAACTACCCAGCAAATGGGTATGCTGGCGGCTATTCAGCGTATCCAGGAGCCACTGGTTATTGGAGTAAGGCAAATGGTCCCCCAAGTCATTCTAACTTGTCGACAAACCCTCCATCTTCTCAGGCAATGGTTCAGTATCCGGTGTGTCCTAGGAAACCGCATCCCTATCTTGTTCAG GATCCAAGCAGCAGTGAGACAGTGGAGCCTGAAGGATCTTTAAATACCCCCCCTGACTCAGGAAGTCCCAAGCATCAATTCCAGGAGGGGGCTAAGGATGAAAAG CCCTACACCATCTCTCCTGAGGGTCCAGCTCATGAGGAGTCCACCCTTCCTGCACCCAGTGTTGGCGAGGAGAAAGAAGTAGAAAG GTTTCTGATGCCTCCCCCGCCACCTCCCTGCGTGGCTCCCGCCGCTGTTGCACGCAAAAGGCCGAGAGATGCCGTGACGGATGATCCAGcgagtctgcccagcagcaccGCTTCATTGG GTGTTCAAGACGAGGTGTCCGAGAAGAAGCCTAAAGTGTTCAGTGATACATCAGGGTTAGTGCCCTACGGAGGGGATTCCTccgatgaagaggaggagaggagccGCAGCAGTAAGACAGATAACTCATAA
- the LOC116311734 gene encoding fibronectin type III and SPRY domain-containing protein 2 isoform X1, with amino-acid sequence MDLYEIRGGRLGVIAEEAELQELSRESTAMETYNVGSTPSPTGAEDGSDGEEDAFKEGETEGEIILIRDQLQEKVAEMESFAGHLEEIFLTVEENFGRQEQHLEQHYNDVLQTLSQRQDESAARLEEEKKSKLEALYGQLLACGRALDASKELIETAQEVYRSQDKRLFLKTVMPTIKRIEEFAKDEVDLTLSTSLEFNTPLADLSDVKTMMDSINVVPAPSAPVINPQMPNSATQTSLRVCWSLFSDDTVEYYELYYRPVLEDTPADSAFTPQVSKVTLKETHCTVADLLPNAQYELWVTATNTTGISPASEKALYMTVPSPPVIKQRECSSCPEAALIRWESGNTNPVDSYMVELREMGADGTESNITESIVAVPTCQCLIQLQPGRRYLISVRAVNIGGPSDRSEPITITTTGTFFYLLEDTAHPCLSISEDGFTVFYGDEELPISAMALDDNTFTRCVAVLGDLIPVRGRHYWEVEVDDGTEFRIGVAYEDTERNSYLGANSTSWCMRHILSPSRHKYEFLHNGWSPDLRITVNPVRIGVALDYDRGTLSFFNVNLEQHLHTFHCHFRNYVHPCFSLDNPGALTVHNGIEAPEYAFI; translated from the exons ATGGACTTGTATGAGATCAGAGGAGGCAGGCTGGGTGTGATTGCAGAGGAAGCCGAGCTCCAGGAGTTAAGCAGAGAGTCTACTGCTATGGAGACCTACAATGTAGGCTCAACTCCATCTCCCACTGGAGCAGAAGATGGAAGTGATGGTGAGGAGGATGCTTTTAAGGAGGGAGAAACTGAG GGGGAGATCATCTTGATTCGCGATCAGCTGCAAGAGAAGGTTGCAGAGATGGAGAGCTTTGCTGGTCATCTGGAAGAGATCTTCCTTACAGTGGAG GAGAATTTTGGCCGTCAAGAGCAGCACTTGGAACAGCACTACAATGATGTGCTGCAGACGCTGTCTCAGCGACAGGATGAGAGCGCGGCAAggttggaggaggagaagaagagtaAGCTGGAAGCCTTGTACGGTCAGCTGCTGGCCTGCGGTCGGGCACTCGATGCCTCCAAGGAGCTCATCGAGACAGCGCAGGAGGTCTACCGCAGCCAGGACAAGAGGCTTTTCTTGAAG ACAGTTATGCCCACAATTAAAAG AATCGAGGAGTTTGCCAAAGATGAGGTTGATCTCACGCTGTCTACAAGTCTTGAATTCAACACACCGCTCGCTGACCTGTCAGATGTCAAAACCATGATGGACTCGATCAACGTCGTTCCAG CTCCATCTGCCCCAGTAATCAATCCCCAGATGCCCAACTCTGCCACTCAGACATCCCTGCGTGTGTGCTGGAGCTTGTTCTCTGATGACACGGTGGAGTACTACGAGCTTTACTACAGGCCGGTGCTGGAGGACACACCAGCAGACAGTGCCTTCACACCGCAGG tgAGCAAGGTAACGTTGAAGGAGACGCACTGCACTGTTGCAGATTTGCTGCCCAATGCTCAGTACGAGCTCTGGGTGACGGCTACCAATACCACAGGCATCAGCCCAGCCAGCGAGAAGGCCTTATACATGACGG TGCCATCACCTCCAGTGATTAAGCAGAGGGAGTGCAGTAGCTGTCCAGAGGCTGCTCTGATCCGCTGGGAGTCAGGAAACACCAACCCCGTAGACTCCTACATGGTGGAGCTCAGGGAGATGGGTGCTGACGGCACAGAGAGCAACATTACTGA GTCTATTGTAGCAGTGCCCACCTGTCAGTGTCTGATCCAGCTGCAGCCAGGACGACGTTACCTCATCTCTGTGAGAGCGGTCAACATCGGAGGGCCCAGTGACAGGAGTGAACCAATTACTATCACCACTACAG GTACGTTTTTCTATCTCCTGGAGGACACTGCCCATCCTTGCCTGTCCATCTCTGAAGACGGCTTCACGGTCTTTTATGGAGATGAAGAACTTCCCATAAGTGCCATGGCCTTAGATGACAACACCTTTACCAG atgtgtagCGGTCCTTGGGGATCTGATTCCAGTGCGAGGCAGGCATTACTGGGAGGTTGAGGTGGACGATGGGACAGAGTTTCGGATCGGAGTTGCCTATGAGGACACAGAGAGGAACTCGTACCTTGGGGCCAACAGTACCTCGTGGTGTATGAGACACATCCTGAGTCCATCCAG GCACAAATACGAGTTTCTGCACAACGGCTGGAGTCCTGACTTGAGGATCACCGTGAACCCCGTGCGGATTGGAGTGGCACTCGACTACGACAGAGGGACTCTGTCTTTCTTTAACGTAAATCTGGAACAACACCTGCACACCTTCCACTGTCACTTCCGAAATTACGTCCACCCCTGCTTTAGCCTGGACAACCCGGGAGCGCTTACTGTGCACAACGGCATAGAAGCTCCTGAATACGCATTCATCTGA
- the LOC116311734 gene encoding fibronectin type III and SPRY domain-containing protein 2 isoform X2 — protein MDLYEIRGGRLGVIAEEAELQELSRESTAMETYNVGSTPSPTGAEDGSDGEEDAFKEGETEGEIILIRDQLQEKVAEMESFAGHLEEIFLTVEENFGRQEQHLEQHYNDVLQTLSQRQDESAARLEEEKKSKLEALYGQLLACGRALDASKELIETAQEVYRSQDKRLFLKTVMPTIKRIEEFAKDEVDLTLSTSLEFNTPLADLSDVKTMMDSINVVPAPSAPVINPQMPNSATQTSLRVCWSLFSDDTVEYYELYYRPVLEDTPADSAFTPQVSKVTLKETHCTVADLLPNAQYELWVTATNTTGISPASEKALYMTVPSPPVIKQRECSSCPEAALIRWESGNTNPVDSYMVELREMGADGTESNITESIVAVPTCQCLIQLQPGRRYLISVRAVNIGGPSDRSEPITITTTGTFFYLLEDTAHPCLSISEDGFTVFYGDEELPISAMALDDNTFTRCVAVLGDLIPVRGRHYWEVEVDDGTEFRIGVAYEDTERNSYLGANSTSWCMRHILSPSR, from the exons ATGGACTTGTATGAGATCAGAGGAGGCAGGCTGGGTGTGATTGCAGAGGAAGCCGAGCTCCAGGAGTTAAGCAGAGAGTCTACTGCTATGGAGACCTACAATGTAGGCTCAACTCCATCTCCCACTGGAGCAGAAGATGGAAGTGATGGTGAGGAGGATGCTTTTAAGGAGGGAGAAACTGAG GGGGAGATCATCTTGATTCGCGATCAGCTGCAAGAGAAGGTTGCAGAGATGGAGAGCTTTGCTGGTCATCTGGAAGAGATCTTCCTTACAGTGGAG GAGAATTTTGGCCGTCAAGAGCAGCACTTGGAACAGCACTACAATGATGTGCTGCAGACGCTGTCTCAGCGACAGGATGAGAGCGCGGCAAggttggaggaggagaagaagagtaAGCTGGAAGCCTTGTACGGTCAGCTGCTGGCCTGCGGTCGGGCACTCGATGCCTCCAAGGAGCTCATCGAGACAGCGCAGGAGGTCTACCGCAGCCAGGACAAGAGGCTTTTCTTGAAG ACAGTTATGCCCACAATTAAAAG AATCGAGGAGTTTGCCAAAGATGAGGTTGATCTCACGCTGTCTACAAGTCTTGAATTCAACACACCGCTCGCTGACCTGTCAGATGTCAAAACCATGATGGACTCGATCAACGTCGTTCCAG CTCCATCTGCCCCAGTAATCAATCCCCAGATGCCCAACTCTGCCACTCAGACATCCCTGCGTGTGTGCTGGAGCTTGTTCTCTGATGACACGGTGGAGTACTACGAGCTTTACTACAGGCCGGTGCTGGAGGACACACCAGCAGACAGTGCCTTCACACCGCAGG tgAGCAAGGTAACGTTGAAGGAGACGCACTGCACTGTTGCAGATTTGCTGCCCAATGCTCAGTACGAGCTCTGGGTGACGGCTACCAATACCACAGGCATCAGCCCAGCCAGCGAGAAGGCCTTATACATGACGG TGCCATCACCTCCAGTGATTAAGCAGAGGGAGTGCAGTAGCTGTCCAGAGGCTGCTCTGATCCGCTGGGAGTCAGGAAACACCAACCCCGTAGACTCCTACATGGTGGAGCTCAGGGAGATGGGTGCTGACGGCACAGAGAGCAACATTACTGA GTCTATTGTAGCAGTGCCCACCTGTCAGTGTCTGATCCAGCTGCAGCCAGGACGACGTTACCTCATCTCTGTGAGAGCGGTCAACATCGGAGGGCCCAGTGACAGGAGTGAACCAATTACTATCACCACTACAG GTACGTTTTTCTATCTCCTGGAGGACACTGCCCATCCTTGCCTGTCCATCTCTGAAGACGGCTTCACGGTCTTTTATGGAGATGAAGAACTTCCCATAAGTGCCATGGCCTTAGATGACAACACCTTTACCAG atgtgtagCGGTCCTTGGGGATCTGATTCCAGTGCGAGGCAGGCATTACTGGGAGGTTGAGGTGGACGATGGGACAGAGTTTCGGATCGGAGTTGCCTATGAGGACACAGAGAGGAACTCGTACCTTGGGGCCAACAGTACCTCGTGGTGTATGAGACACATCCTGAGTCCATCCAGGTAG
- the LOC116311666 gene encoding WASP homolog-associated protein with actin, membranes and microtubules — translation MNSIECERLDSLEGWVAVKSNIFEEDEAFKLGFIVQWNVIECKFAVTCHNRTLQRQKRKSEPAADDPQMSWAGLFSVSDLKHVHQQFTCVADVLGGCFPDLTEFEEGNIWDLLFLSRRSGPDNDDERDYDTPCRKLEKYFSTAIDLCGRKIVLDTLFAQDDRDVEEYFENLQEFKKKSLQEEMSRAKGHLRQLLQSHSGADRMVVLLSIYEEEDEAYQDLATVATTFFQYLLQPFRDMRELACLYKMDILKSLEFEELGPKRIAALEKEAEEWRKKAEDAVASIQDITVTYFAQTSKALAGMVKQMEEDKCRFGPAAWASAAPRLEKLRFLLAKETLQHMRATEMCLSRKKDSIKERLENLSVRAQGQRADLRSAFEDGQKQDTVDQLELQFYETQLELYDAKFEILKNEEQLLVAQIDTLRRQIKELKEEVVYYDVCEDPEELQSMVHTGIHQADPPAVSQLKRRLQTLETKRGNICARRAYLRNKKDQCTDAHEQKHLAAKQSSIVFNQHHQVHLKREKKKEEEQRRKEWVDKEREKTLSRLRSFRERRPGQYILKAPQSRPSPSSPESLCPSQPMSIISLSPAPASEGPPPSIRPAPRRKKPAKKQQLKDIPVQIYAAPPPPTAIPPPPTAPPPPPPPPPPPPPPPPPLLPPPRVSPSSEDAPMPLSDKEGPPFPAKNTLKQNIGTMDEVLASLQRGQIKLRKVPAASTPGPTGDARSSLMSAIRQGVTLKKVVPARGEVPSGGDNELERSIKAAMMRMKKVAADSDEDDRGDEEGRSADWDS, via the exons ATGAACAGCATAGAGTGTGAGCGACTAGACAGTCTGGAGGGGTGGGTGGCCGTTAAAAGCAACATATTTGAGGAAGATGAGGCGTTTAAACTGGGCTTCATCGTACAGTGGAACGTCATCGAGTGCAAGTTCGCCGTCACCTGCCACAACCGGACGTTACAGCGGCAGAAGCGCAAATCCGAGCCTGCCGCCGACGACCCTCAGATGAGCTGGGCAGGACTCTTCTCCGTCAGCGATCTGAAGCACGTCCACCAGCAGTTCACCTGCGTGGCCGACGTCCTGGGAGGCTGCTTCCCGGATTTGACGGAGTTTGAAGAGGGTAACATTTGGGACTTGCTTTTCCTGAGTAGGAGATCAGGTCCAGACAATGACGACGAGAGGGACTATGACACCCCGTGTAGGAAACTCGAGAAGTATTTCAGCACCGCTATTGACCTCTGCGGACGGAAGATTGTTCTCGACACCTTGTTCGCACAGGATGACCGAGATGTTGAGGAGTACTTTGAGAATTTACAGGAGTTCAAAAAGAAGAGCTTGCAGGAGGAGATGTCAAGGGCCAAGGGTCACCTGAGACAG CTGCTACAAAGTCACAGCGGTGCTGACAGGATGGTCGTGCTGCTCAGCATCTATGAGGAAGAAGACGAGGCCTACCAGGACCTGGCGACTGTCGCCACAACTTTCTTCCAGTACCTGCTGCAGCCTTTCAGGGACATGAGAGAGCTGGCCTGCCTTTACAAGATGGACATCCTT AAGTCTTTGGAGTTTGAGGAATTGGGTCCTAAGAGAATTGCAGCTCTGGAAAAGGAGGCGGAGGAGTGGAGAAAGAAAGCAGAGGATGCAGTCGCCTCGATTCAGGACATCACTGTCACCTACTTTGCACAGACTTCAAAGGCTCTGGCTG GTATGGTGAAACAGATGGAAGAGGATAAGTGTCGTTTTGGACCCGCTGCCTGGGCGTCAGCGGCTCCCAGGCTGGAGAAACTCCGCTTCCTATTGGCCAAAGAAACCCTGCAGCACATGAGAGCCACCGAGATGTGCCTCAGCCGCAAGAAAGACAGCATCAAGGAGAGG CTGGAGAACCTCTCTGTGAGAGCCCAAGGCCAGAGGGCCGATTTAAGGTCTGCGTTTGAGGACGGCCAGAAGCAGGACACTGTGGACCAGCTGGAACTGCAGTTCTACGAAACCCAGCTAGAACTCTACGACGCCAAGTTTGAAATCCTGAAAAATGAAGAGCAGCTCCTGGTGGCTCAGATAGACACCCTGAGACGACAGATTAAAG AGCtgaaggaggaggtggtgtactATGATGTGTGCGAGGATCCCGAGGAGCTGCAGAGCATGGTCCACACAGGTATTCATCAAGCAGACCCTCCAGCTGTCAGTCAGCTCAAAAGACGCCTACAGACCCTGGAAACCAAGAGGGGCAACATCTGTGCCCGCCGAGCTTACCTGCGTAACAAaaag GATCAGTGCACGGATGCACATGAGCAGAAGCACCTGGCGGCAAAACAGAGCTCCATAGTCTTCAACCAGCATCACCAGGTCCACCTG AAacgagagaagaagaaggaggaggagcagaggaggaaaGAGTGGGTGGACAAGGAGCGGGAGAAGACTCTGAGCCGATTACGATCCTTCAGAGAG aggcGACCGGGCCAGTACATCCTGAAAGCGCCCCAGTCCAGGCCTTCGCCGTCTTCTCCAGAAAGCCTGTGCCCCTCGCAGCCGATGTCCATCATCAGCCTCAGCCCCGCTCCCGCTTCTGAAGGACCCCCTCCCTCCATCCGACCCGCACCAAGGCGCAAGAAACCAGCCAAaaagcagcagctgaaagaCATCCCTGTCCAAATCTACGCTGCGCCGCCTCCTCCCACGGCCATCCCACCTCCCCCAACAGccccaccccctcctcctcctcctcctccgccaccaccaccaccacctccgcCACTGCTGCCTCCCCCCCGAGTGTCGCCCTCATCAGAGGATGCCCCGATGCCTCTGAGTGACAAAGAGGGCCCTCCTTTTCCAGCCAAGAACACGCTCAAACAAAATATAG GAACCATGGACGAAGTGTTGGCTTCACTACAGCGTGGACAGATTAAGCTTCGAAAGGTCCCCGCGGCCAGCACGCCGGGCCCCACTGGGGATGCAAGGAGCAGTCTGATGTCTGCCATCCGACAGGGAGTCACCCTGAAGAAG GTGGTTCCTGCACGAGGAGAAGTCCCGAGCGGCGGAGACAACGAGCTTGAGCGCAGCATCAAGGCCGCCATGATGAGGATGAAGAAGGTAGCGGCTGATTCGGACGAGGACGACAGAGGGGACGAAGAGGGACGCAGTGCAGACTGGGATAGCTGA